The Gemmatimonadota bacterium genomic interval GCGCCTGTCCGGTCCGCCTGGAACTCGTTCGCGCGGCTGATCCCCATCTGCACGACCATCGCCGCGATGGGCGCGACGATCGTCATGACGAGGAGGGCGATCGGATTCCGGTCGCCGCCCCTCCCTCCACCGAAGATCGCTCCCCAGCGAGCAACGGAGGCAAGGAGCGCGATCGCCCCGGCCATCGTGGCCGCCACGGTCGAGACAAGCATGTGGTAGTGCTTGATGTGAGCCAATTCATGGGCGATCACGCCTTCCAGCTCACGCCGGTCGACCAGGCCGAGCAGCCCTCGCGTGACGCAGACGACCGCCTTTTGGGGACTCCTTCCAGTGGCGAAGGCGTTCGGCTGATCGGAGGGCGCGATCGCGAGAGTGGGCATGGGCAGATCGGCCCGGCGGCGGAGGGCATCCACCATCTGGTAGAGCTCCGGAGCATCGTTTGGCTCGATGATGGTCGCCCGATACATCCGGAGGACGGCCCGGTCGCTGAACCAATACATCCCGAAGTTCATCACGGCGGCGAGGACGAAGA includes:
- a CDS encoding zinc metalloprotease HtpX; the encoded protein is MQRLKVFMLMAGLTALLVVLGGYFGGQQGAILFFVLAAVMNFGMYWFSDRAVLRMYRATIIEPNDAPELYQMVDALRRRADLPMPTLAIAPSDQPNAFATGRSPQKAVVCVTRGLLGLVDRRELEGVIAHELAHIKHYHMLVSTVAATMAGAIALLASVARWGAIFGGGRGGDRNPIALLVMTIVAPIAAMVVQMGISRANEFQADRTGAAIAGNPDGLASALVRLEEASRRIPMQVNPAAAHLAIVNPLAGVRGQAFLTLFRTHPPTEQRVARLRELKGSAL